GCGCATGCGTGGTGGATGTCAAGAGTTCATAAACACCTCCATAAAACGAAATAGTCTAACTATTATCTCTTGGTTTATTGCTTCAGCGGTCTTTGGTGCATCgtacagacagagacaaaccaCAGAAAATATGGCACTTGATAAACTCAGGAAAGAAGAAACTCTCGAAATGAGGAAGAGATTAATCGGGTATGTAAAGAAGAGAAATGACTGGTGTTGGGTGAATTTCAAATGGAGTCGTGTCATATGGTGCACTGTGCTGCTTTGACGTCTTCATTGTCCTGATCACAGGCAGTCATGCAGACTCTTTTATTCAGACGACCCTGTGAAAATTGTAAGAGCCAGAGGACAATATCTTTTCGATGAGAATGGCACGCGCTATCTGGACTGCATCAGTAACGTCCATCacggtaaaaaaacaaaacaaaaatgcctTTATACAACACAGTATGTCACACTCCTGCCTCCTTGTGGCAGAAAGTTGAGTGTAAGTAACGTCCTGTGTGCTTTTCTCTTGTAGTGGGCCATTGTCACCCCAGTATTACTAAGGCTGCAGCTGCACAAATGGACCTCCTGAACACAAACGCAAGATTCCTGCATGACAACATAGTCCTGTATGCAGAGCGCCTGGCTGCCACCCTGCCTGAGAGACTGTGTGTCTTCTACTTTGTTAACTCTGGGTAAGTCCttcacccacccacccacagaCAGGTGATGCCTCTCCATACCAGTGATTTGACATCTGTTTTTCCGACAGCTCGGAGGCCAATGATCTCGCCCTACGCTTGGCACAGCAGTACACCCAACACGAGGACGTCATTGTGCTCGACCAGTAAGCGTTTTTGTTCGAATGCAACACGTTCACCCTCTGACAATACACCTGCTTATCAATTACAGTGGCCTCTTCTTTTATACCAGTGCATACCACGGGCATCTAAAGTCCCTCATCGACATTAGTCCTTACAAGTTCCGAAAACTGACGGGACAGAAAGAATGGGTTCATGTGGTGtgtacattaaaacaaacatcattaCACAAACTGCAGACCAACAGTGGACTCCTGCCTGTCTGACAGAATGTGTTTGATCCTTCAAGGCACCCTTACCAGACACCTACAGGGGCATATACAGAGAGGATCACCCCAACCCGGGCCAAGCATATGCCGATACGGTGAAAGACCTAATAGAGGAGGTGCACAGAAAGGGTCGTAAGGTAGACTTTACCACTGTTgcatgcacagaaacacaggatAATGCTGTGACAAATATGACCAACGCATAATACGTTACTTATTTTCCACCTTTTCCACAAAGGTCTCTGCCTTCTTTGCTGAATCGTTGCCAAGTGTGGGAGGGCAAATCATCTTGCCCCATGGGTACTCAACTAAAGTGGCGGAGTGAGTGGTGACTCATTtcacaggttgttttttctcGTCACATGAATGATAGTGGAGAAAAGTTTAATCTCCCTCACACTCTCCACAGGTATGTGCGCTCAGCTGGTGGAGTGTTTGTGGCAGACGAGGTGCAGACAGGCTTCGGAAGATTGGGGAGTCACTTCTGGGGTTTCCAGCAGCAAGGGGAGGGTTTCTGTCCCGACATAGTGACCATGGGCAAACCAATGGGCAATGGGCATCCCCTGGCATGCGTGGCAACCACTAAAGAGATAGCCGGAGCTTTTACAGCCAACGGCGTGGAGTACTTCAATACGGTGACTATACAGTTATATGAATGAACGCTCCTTGAACCTGGCTTTTATAGCTTTTTCTGGCTGAGGAGACATTTATAGTCTGACATAAATCATGACACTCTTTGTGATTTCATAATCAGAGCAATTACGGTCACCGAACTGATTGTCAGTTAAATACAGATTGGATCTTTTAAGATGAGAAAAAAGTTGCCTTTTTCATTGCTGCAGCGAACATTattcaaaagtaaaatgtgaaataaggTGTAGACACACATCTCTGCTTTAAAGGAGAACAATACAAAAGTATGTATGTGTAAATCTGTCTCAACTACCTCGTTATCAAGACGAGACTATTTGTTTATTCTCCAACTTGTGCAGTTCGGAGGGAACCCAGTGTCCTGCGCAATTGGCCTGGCGGTCCTTGACGTGATAGAGAAAGAGGACCTTAGAGGAAACGCCACACGGGTGGGAGCACATCTTAAAGATCTGCTCACAAAGCTACAAACACGACATCAAAGTATTGGTGATGTCAGGTAAGTATGCATTCTATTTTTTtgtgtccagcagcattaaaccaCTTTTTGAAATCAAGCaccaatgataaaaaaaacacgcaTTGATAAGGACGTCTGGTCATCATTAAGTTGTCATATAAAACTGCTGTTTAACTGGCAACACTAATTAAAGCTCCTACACACCCTTGGTACATCCACACTGGTGTTTTCACTTATCTTGGCTGATTAGAGCTTTTGTCAGGACAGTATGATAGTGTTAATTATACAGCAGCAAAAGAGTGTTAGTTGTTTCCTTACACTTGAAAGCAGTTTGGGCTATTTGGGCTGCCATGTGTCAGCgcaaaacatgattttattgGACTCGTCTGGTGAAAACTACAGCAGTATCCTCTGCCGTACCACCAGATTAAGAAGCAGCTtcttcctcaggctgtgagactcatGACTTCACCCTCAATTCGTcataaaaatgttgcattttgttgcacaatcctgtgttgtaaaatgacaattaaatgaaccTTTAGCCTTTTATTGAACATTTGAACCTTTAGATATTGGGTGGCAACACTGTCAGCCTGAAGGACTGAATGATTTGGCACATGCTGGTTAAAATTAAAGGTACCACTTATATGTTAAGTGGATGTATATTTTTCATGACATGGAGTATAATGGATAACTTCATTGACCAACATAGCTTCTAAATTTAACCTGAAAGGTCTGACCAGTCCGAGTGACTGAAGACACTGTGTGGATATGCAGGGCCTCTGAGAGAAGGTGATACATCGCACAGGAATAACTACGtacattttactcaagtattgtacttgTAAGTGTACATTTACAGCACTTGTACTTGggcatttacattttatgcaaatttatatatattgtaaatcTTATGAATATccatgacatcatttttttctaattaagtGAGTTCTCTGaccttttaattaaaataattttaaaaagcttgctgtcttttttcttaaaatatgtGCAGTTCTTCTAAAGACATTACAAACATGTGACCAACTTATAGAACATGATGCTCTGCTGTAGATCAAACTACCCGACTGTATATAATTAGTTAAAAGTAGCACTGTTTTATCAtatacagcagtaaaatgaaacatacacattaatgcagcagtaaaacTGATCTAACAACATGATATATGAGTCAAACAGTGACGGGGACCATTTTATGGTTGATACATTCTTTGAACTTTTGATCTCGATACTCATTCCATCGCTGTAGGAGACACAGCTTGTTACTTCTGCAATGACTTGCATCGTGGGAAAGCTATTAAGATATAAAAATAtggctatttttatttttaatgtgtagAAGTTAAGTTGGTTAAAGATTAAATGAGCCCTATacccacaaacaaaacaatttgtggaagcattttcacatttcattcaaccttattaatttttttgtggtgtgtgaggccttttttcatttatataaatTAGTCTATTTCACAGCAATTGAGTTCAGATAATCACACCATGATACTCAAGACTCATGAAGGAACTTCCTAAGTCCAAcatgttttgtgatttttagACACACCCCATGGAATTACTGAATTTTAACCATTTTTCCCATTTGCATCATGTATCATTACAGACAAGTAGACACCATAACTCCATAATATATGGATACATCCCAAATGTCTTTTAGCTTATATTGGGCTCAAATATTTCATCTCCATGTCTAAAAGACATTGCCgactcatttctttttaaacagaGGTGTGGGACTGTTTGCGGGGATTGAGCTGGTTAaagacaggaagaagaggacTCCTGCCACAGAAACAGCAGCATTACTGGTGAAGAGGTACAGGACTGCAGTGCTTTACAGTAGTTAATAGTTAATTTTGCCATTTTTACCTCCCAGAAAGTAAACGTAAATTAATTTTCTTGTGTATGCCGTCTCTGCCACATGGCGTTGTAGATTAACCCAATGCTCCGTTTAGGTTGAAGGAGGAGGATAAAATCTGTGCAAGTACAGATGGCCCCTGGGAAAGTGTTGTGAAGTTTAAACCTCCCATGTGCTTCAGTATGGAGGACGCAGAACTGGTGGTACAATGCATCGACCGCATCCTCACAGGTTAGTTACGCAAATGTGTTTGGGATTGTGCCTTATGAAGGTATGCATCTACCCCACTTTAATGTATTAAGAGTCTGACAACTATGAAATATATCTGTAAGGAGTTAATTTCACACATCAATAATAAAGTGTGGTATCACTTATTAAATGTTCTTGTTCTCAGACATGGAAGCCAGTGACCTTAAACCGGTAAAGGAAGACATCTAAGGTTTGTTAAACCTGTAGAAAAAACCTTTAATTGCATCAGACATTGTCAGATGGTCACATTCAGAAAGTTCAGAGGTAGAGATATGAATGTCTAAAACTCAAGGTTCCAGCAGATCAAACAAGTTCATTCATTTCACTTGGCAGAACATGTTGCTGCCCTGCACCAACTCTGACCACTGTGGGGACTCCCTTTGTCTTCGTAATGGACTTTTCTCAGAGTACATTCTTATATCCAAGCTTAAATCAGAGCACTGACAGATTTAAAATAAGTCAGTACTTGAGGATGActgcttttaatttgtttgagtCTTGAAACCtaaaactgaaataatatgaATCTACTTTCTCCACAGGAAGGTGGGAATGAGGAGATGCAAGAGATCATCTTACTGATTATACTCAGCCAATTGGAGTTTACGTGTTTAAAGTCATGCAAGCTACAGCACATGATTACCAGCTGGGAGATGACCAATATATAAGATGATGCCAATATGACActaaacttgtttttttaaaatcaaaactaataaagttaaaactttttaaaggcCTCGACTCTTGCGTTCTTTTTACCCACAGTAGTGATATATAATTTTTCCCAACTTACAACACTGATCAGCAACATGTTCTTAATACACAGTACGGTTGAGTCAAGCACTTACCAGACCACTATCTTTAACTCCTGGACACATTTCACATAATTGCTCAAGTATCGCAGTTTCACATCTAGTGGGGTGGGTATTAACACTGAGCCAGCAGTTATCCTGCAGATATTGAAGCACTCTCCCACAGCTTCCCCAAGAGGCATCCGTAGAGATGTTAACATTACTCATGACAAAACAAGCAAGCCATTTAGCAGtacaaaacatttaacattaactttacaaataataacaaaaagaTCCATGTGTAATATAAACCAAAAGTTTATTTCTACCAATTTGCCCAAGACACTAGAGGAATGAGTTTCCAGTGAGAGAGGGAGTACCCTCGTACATTAACAGGCTTGCGTTCAGTTGAGTTACACTAGTAAAGCCACTTAAAATTGCAAACATGATGGGGGAAGAATCTCCTTaaaagccaaaagaaaaaaaaaaaagatgctggtTGTCTTCGTCTACTAGACCATCTGCAAACATTCAATTGACACGCTTACAATGAACCCTTTGATTAAGTTTAAATCCCTTATTTAGCCTCACCCCACATCTGAAGCCATGCAACTCGCATCCAACACTCAGCACGGGAGATTTAACTAAAGATCTAGAAAcaccaaaaggaaaaaaaaaaaaaaaaaaaaaaagcaaaattgttttatttgtaagcTTTAAAAGCTTTTGCTCCTGCTCATCTGTAAATCCAGTAGACATgtaaaaatacaaccatacaaTACATTAGATTCAAAAAGGTACCAAAAAGTACAGTAAAAATAACACTTCCATCACTGGAAATGTAAATGGacacaaaacaatataaaataaaaagtggaaAAGTGACATTTGCTTCCCCAGTTCCTCACTTGATCTGTACAAATGGAGCATGAGTCCAAATTTCTGCCAACTCCAAAGGAAAAGCCAGAGCCCATGTTCGCTGTGGTCAGACCATGGATCTCTTTTTCTTATTTACTTTAGACCTTAAGAGAAAAACACGGTGCTTAACGTTACTGAGAATAAACCAAATGTGGCATGCAGTTACAcatagacagacaggtgcatGAATGAGTTTGACAGGTCAGTGAATGGACAGACACACtttggggggaggggggggacgACCGCTAGCTATTACACACCTAGCACCCAGGTGAAAGGTGAAACGGTCCTTATTGTTCCTGTTCTCAACCACCACCAACTCAACCCTTATTGATCAAGTAGTGTTTGTAGAGATGCATCTTAAGATGGCTGACAGGTGGAATGAATCCATCTTTAATGATCACAGACCCCACAACACGGTCTACACTAACCCCACCACAATGCTTGAATGGATTTAGAGTAGATGGACATCTTTGGGGTCAAAAAGGCACCAATGGTTACAGCTATGTTCTCATACTACCACGGATGATGCAAAAATGCATACCTGCACTACGTGTGATCAGTATGGCTTGTAGCTATTCTGGTGGCCACGTCTTGGAGTTTTCCCATAGCTTGTATTGCCCTGGTCTGGAGGACAAGAGAAAAAGGGACTGAGTTCTTCTGTACAACAAGGAGGACcaagaaaataaagtttctctcatttttttctttccctggGGGCACTTATCGCTTACTGTAATCGTAGCCACCCCCATAGCCGTAATAACCAGCAGAGTAGTCATAGTTGCCGTAGCCGCCGTATCCATAGCCTTGCTGTCCGTAGCCGTAGTTCTGGTTGTATCCCTGGTTCCAGTAGTTGTTGTAACCTTGATTCCAGTTCTGGCCCTGGCCTAAAAACAACAGGTGATGTCTATGTCACAACTCTCCAGCACACAGGACCCCAGGCTATCCCCCCCACATAAATTCAAATCTACCATTGAGTCtactttaatgtaaaaaatctGCTGGTATACATGCAAGAATGCGCTTACCCCCACGGCCCCTGCCGCGTCCGCCATATCCACGGGCTccatactgctgctgctggtagaCCTCTTTGGGCTGGGCTATTTTAATTTCACACTGCAACACCACACAAGAGAACATTACATTGCAGCCTGACACGCCTTTTGCAAAATGTATGAAACTGGGTAAATCATACCCAGTCACATGTGTGCACAATATGCCTTTTACCTTGCTTCCACCGACATTGTGGTATTTCTTCTCCATGACCTTCTTGACAGGGGCCTCATCTTTGTATGTGATAAATACGAATCCCCTCCTCTTTTCCGTCTTTGGATCTTGTGGAAGCTCAATGGTCTCAATCTGCGTGAGAGGAAATGAAACTTTAGAACAATCGATATCATAAGCATTCATTTACATAATAAACTGGAAAAATTGCCAGAATATCATACCTCGCCAAAGGTCCCGAAGTACTCCTGGATGACTTCCTTTGAGGTGTCAGGGTTAAGGCCTCCGACAAAGATTTTCTTGACTGGGTCCTTCTTCATGGCCATGGCCTTCTTGGGGTCGATCACTCTGCCATCGAGCTTGTGCTCCTTCTGTTCGAGAACCTTtcagaacaaaaacataaaaacattgagATTTGCCCGTCTTGTAAACACAGAGGTCCTGCAGTTCGGGTATAACTACTTCACCACTCACCTTGTCCACGCTGGCTGCATCTTTGAAGAGAATGAAGCCGAAGCCTCTTGACCGGCCCGTCTGCTGGTCCATCTTGATGGTGCAGTCTGTCACCTCACCGAATTTTGAGAAGTAATCCTTAAGATCCTTCTTGCTCGTGTCCCAGCTGAGACCACCGACAAACATTTTCCTGAGTGCAGAAAGGGGGAAAGGGCCATGTTTAGCTTGAAAGGCGGCACCGCTACCACAACTTTATATATGGCTGTAGGGTGGGGGTGGTGTCGGGCAGGAGCGGGGTGTAAATGTACACACTGTTCCAGAACATCTGTTAACCCAGTGGCGTGTGGGGGCAGGCTATATTCGCTATGCTTACAGGTTATTTTACAACATTCATCAATCTGGTGAAAATCACCACGATGCGACTAAAGCAAGCATCTCGTATCCACAGTGTCTCATAAGCCATTACATGTTAGATTTGATCCCTGCTCAGCGCCCATCCCCCCTCCGCTCTGCATATGGCGCCAACAAAGGCCGGCGGAACAAAGAAACATGGCAAACCACGAGTGCGTATTTTAATTGTCGTCTTCACAAATGATTCAGgctaatgcattttaaaaaaactcacCCTGCATCCTCTTCGCTTTTGCTGGCGTCGATCTGTCCGCCCTCCGTGCCGCCGTTTTGCGAATTGCTGTCCGCGCCGGGCCCTTCGTCCTCTCCGCAGTCATTCCCGGCGCTCTCGTCGATCTCCGCTTCGGTGTTGTCGGCTCCGTTAAAATCATCGTCGACTTCGTGGCCGTTTTCCGACGTTTCCATatactgctgctctgtctcagACATTTTGCACTAATTTACCTAAGACCAAAAGAGAGGAAaatcaagttaaaaaaaagtaacgGTGGTTACATAATCCGTCATGCCTTGCACGCCTCGCCATTTACACGGTGCCAAAGCATGCATTTCCCACCATTTTGGCCGGCACAATCGCCTTCCATACATTCACACAAGACCCGATTTGTTTCCGAGTGCCAGCCAAAGACAGCTAGAGGTACCGTGGACCCACAGCACAGCAACTACCCAAAATTAGTAGGTACGTTTCTGCCGGAGCCAAAGATTAGAAAATACGTAGCCATCTGTACCATACTGATAACACAAGCCCGGACTGTACAACTCAAATTCGCAGTTACGTAATGCAGAGGCCGTGCTAGACGCACTGTAGGCTTAAATTCTCTAGTAATTACGGATATTTCAGCTACATCTACCAGTAAAAAACCGAAAAGAGGCCACCAGTCAGAGTACTTACGTGACAATACAATGAAAAAACCAAGACTAATGAAGAACGAAAACCTGCTTACTGGTCACACAACCGGAGAGCTCTCTTCAAGATGGATTCTCCCACACGACGACAACTCGTGGTTGGTTTTCTAGAACCGGCAGAAAAAAACGACATTTCTGCGGAGGAGCCATCTGATTGGACGACGGCTGCTGCCACTCATGGTGCTGACCAATGACAGACGCGTCGCTCTCTTTTCACAGAAGATGTTCACGCCCTCTGACtcacaggaaggaaaaaactcTGAACCCTTTTCTTTAATGAAAAGACTCACTGTTCGCTAAATTCAACCACGTCGATTGGCACAGGGAACATATGATGAATAACTCTTGTTGTGTTGAATAATGTAATGAAAGCGTTACTCTTAAAAACTAATTTGTACCGGCATTTATTCGAATCTGACAAAACTGTCGTCGGATGCAACAGTCCAGAGCCATTAAAATGAAGGGCAGCATgtggaaaatgtccaaaatataCGTCTTGGTATCTCAATTTGAACATTAATGATGGATACACGCATACAGAGCTGTCACAGTTCTTCCAGTGACAAGTTTAAAGAGAAATACTGAACGTGAgttggacaaaataacaaaccataaaataatgaaatagaaTAAATAAGTACAATAGATTCACAATAAGCATCTTGTTAAGTTTATGTAGGcttatagtttttatttagaCATTCAGAGAGATGTTGATTCATGTCTGCTGTAATTAATGAGACGTGCATTGCAGGATGGTACTGCAATGCATTGTGAGGTATTGCAGTACAAGGACAGTTTCCCATGCTTTGTTCTGTctgttaaaagaaaattcacttGACATAAATTGACTTCTTGATTGCCAGGCACAGGGGTCGTGGTGTTTACAATGAGTTGAGAACCACATATAGTACATACCAATCATAGTTACACTGCAAGACATATAAACTATAGTCAGATTGCCTTTAGAGACTGACATAAGCATCCAGCCACATATTactcattaaaataaatctttttctatatttttttctttcattgctttcataaaaaacacacaataccaCTGTTGCCTGGTCACTTCGATTATTTTCCCTCATTGTCCATCTGTAAGCTGTCATGCAAACTGCTGTATAGCAGCCCGAATCAAATGCTGTAATGCTCGTTTGACCAACTTAAGTTGTCTACTTTGAAAATTCAGTAACATATTTGTtagacagtcatatggacatGCATGTCCTTTACTAGCTGGAGTACTAAActaatgatacattttgtgtttttcaaccATTTCCAGAGGAGCAGCAAGAGATGAAGCTGGGCAAAGCAGGTGGACCAGATCAAGTTATTTTCTTAGCTCAACTCAGGTCATACAGCTCACCCAATTATTCCAGTACAGTCAT
This window of the Pagrus major chromosome 18, Pma_NU_1.0 genome carries:
- the phykpl gene encoding 5-phosphohydroxy-L-lysine phospho-lyase, with the protein product MALDKLRKEETLEMRKRLIGQSCRLFYSDDPVKIVRARGQYLFDENGTRYLDCISNVHHVGHCHPSITKAAAAQMDLLNTNARFLHDNIVLYAERLAATLPERLCVFYFVNSGSEANDLALRLAQQYTQHEDVIVLDHAYHGHLKSLIDISPYKFRKLTGQKEWVHVAPLPDTYRGIYREDHPNPGQAYADTVKDLIEEVHRKGRKVSAFFAESLPSVGGQIILPHGYSTKVAEYVRSAGGVFVADEVQTGFGRLGSHFWGFQQQGEGFCPDIVTMGKPMGNGHPLACVATTKEIAGAFTANGVEYFNTFGGNPVSCAIGLAVLDVIEKEDLRGNATRVGAHLKDLLTKLQTRHQSIGDVRGVGLFAGIELVKDRKKRTPATETAALLVKRLKEEDKICASTDGPWESVVKFKPPMCFSMEDAELVVQCIDRILTDMEASDLKPVKEDI
- the LOC141012752 gene encoding heterogeneous nuclear ribonucleoprotein A/B-like codes for the protein MSETEQQYMETSENGHEVDDDFNGADNTEAEIDESAGNDCGEDEGPGADSNSQNGGTEGGQIDASKSEEDAGKMFVGGLSWDTSKKDLKDYFSKFGEVTDCTIKMDQQTGRSRGFGFILFKDAASVDKVLEQKEHKLDGRVIDPKKAMAMKKDPVKKIFVGGLNPDTSKEVIQEYFGTFGEIETIELPQDPKTEKRRGFVFITYKDEAPVKKVMEKKYHNVGGSKCEIKIAQPKEVYQQQQYGARGYGGRGRGRGGQGQNWNQGYNNYWNQGYNQNYGYGQQGYGYGGYGNYDYSAGYYGYGGGYDYNQGNTSYGKTPRRGHQNSYKPY